In Drosophila pseudoobscura strain MV-25-SWS-2005 chromosome 4, UCI_Dpse_MV25, whole genome shotgun sequence, the following proteins share a genomic window:
- the LOC6903558 gene encoding testis-expressed protein 2-like, whose amino-acid sequence MNRKNISPSPSAPSCSFRSGFLRRRNVLDADSEPSTSQQAAEARQNASTSSMEITIASGKAKHRGKARKDMEIEARVEVLEDMIPMSINRAGLPVVRPDLEQAPTDDRNGGRKGDGVDTRVSFDERPPDRPQSKSRFSLFSRGSSISLTGWRSHRGTVSSIATPIALGASMVVLMILPMQDFLRGVFATMLFKALMDSCGKHLRWVFDHFMFSAHPERGVFGIPNYEDMPICEIPSSADQRTIVTYSGWMNEIDSYDPHTFSFHLTRSIYVRLDGCILNMSGTQARIPKRCMWNEQPIDTKKVLFTDHRSYDLRDCRVELLPEGLAKKRYFNRKYPIQLTIQNACKSPSASLSTESLLISTLRLESKEARTSLSLAEGSTPAAEDQDKQNLAADMRRIQSNSNSNSEQSRNNVYADVELNDISVPCGDEVRLLLFTRCDREKEDWYRRFIAASKGRVHEQELQVPMARFVEDTDLQMAAARQAAARMDDAMGGLKAVPKDNQMDNRSLGEVSFATTVTEGQQTPDLEIEEITLDDLLTEAPKEETFEGMIMSSDVSRNPPDYVRFMSVYQKACRQSQIPVTKVSRLENGSEKKKNRRAKRQEHELWKGVNHSLFLGPSGSVVWANVLMGRCLFSMLHDAILQERIKEFLQKKLNSVKLPSYMEEVIITNIYMGGSPVLCHRVSQPMLDERGVWVDADLTYEGLAHITVTTKLNLRRIRAKAKATPLQAESVPSASAQRDLPQYMGDDDTPMDSTTAIYDSDGGSSGSSDEVDSPPTGATTENASRTDSQNTPRKTQSIFKMVQRKAGSKLSRYVNELPYVQRRIERMNANITLRVDLNGMVARGTINIPPPPSDRVWLCFRGPPRLWISTKPQVGDKSVDWTFVTNVIESKLCETVNKFLVYPNMVDVTIPLLAKPSYEDE is encoded by the exons ATGAACAGGAAGAACatcagccccagtcccagtgcgCCGTCCTGTTCGTTTCGTAGCGGCTTTCTGCGAAGACGCAACGTGCTCGATGCGGACAGTGAGCCATCGaccagccagcaggcagcagaggCCAGGCAGAatgcctccacctcctccatgGAGATTACCATTGCCAGTGGCAAGGCAAAGCACCGGGGCAAGGCCCGCAAGGATATGGAGATTGAGGCTAGAGTTGAGGTGCTCGAGGACATGATACCCATGTCGATCAACCGAGCAGGTTTGCCGGTCGTGCGGCCAGATTTGGAGCAGGCGCCTACGGATGATAGGAATGGCGGGAGGAAGGGAGATGGGGTCGATACACGCGTGTCCTTTGATGAAAGGCCTCCCGATAGGCCACAATCCAAGTCGCGGTTCAGCTTATTTTCCAGAGGAAGCTCTATCAGCTTAACTGGATGGCGTAGTCATCGCGGAACGGTGTCATCCATTGCCACGCCCATAGCGCTGGGGGCCTCCATGGTGGTGCTGATGATCCTGCCGATGCAGGACTTCCTACGCGGTGTCTTCGCCACAATGCTGTTCAAGGCTCTAATGGACTCCTGCGGCAAACACCTGCGCTGGGTCTTTGATCATTTCATGTTCTCCGCCCATCCGGAAAGGGGTGTCTTCGGGATACCGAACTACGAGGACATGCCCATCTGTGAGATCCCATCGTCGGCGGATCAAAGGACGATTGTGACATACTCGGGCTGGATGAACGAGATAGACAGCTACGATCCGCACACCTTCTCCTTCCACCTGACACGATCAATCTATGTGCGACTGGATGGCTGCATCCTGAATATGTCCGGCACCCAAGCGAGGATACCGAAGCGTTGCATGTGGAACGAGCAGCCCATCGATACCAAGAAGGTCCTTTTCACCGATCATCGCTCCTATGATCTGAGGGACTGTCGCGTTGAGCTACTGCCCGAAGGCCTGGCCAAGAAGCG CTACTTCAATCGCAAGTATCCCATCCAGCTGACCATCCAGAACGCCTGTAAGTCACCCTCGGCTAGTCTGTCAACTGAATCTCTGTTGATCTCAACGCTCAGGCTGGAGTCCAAGGAGGCCCGAACATCACTAAGCCTTGCCGAGGGCTCCACGCCAGCCGCTGAGGATCAGGATAAACAGAATCTTGCCGCAGACATGAGACGCATTCaatcgaactcgaactcgaactctgAACAATCTCGGAACAATGTCTATGCGGACGTGGAGCTGAACGACATCTCGGTGCCCTGTGGCGATGAGGTTCGCCTGTTGCTCTTCACGCGATGTGACCGGGAGAAGGAGGACTGGTATCGCCGCTTCATCGCCGCCAGCAAGGGGCGTGTCCATGAGCAGGAGCTTCAGGTGCCGATGGCACGTTTTGTGGAGGACACTGACCTGCAGATGGCCGccgccaggcaggcagcagcccgCATGGACGACGCCATGGGTGGACTCAAG GCGGTCCCGAAGGATAATCAGATGGATAATCGGAGCTTGGGCGAGGTATCGTTTGCCACCACTGTGACTGAAGGTCAGCAGACGCCCGATTTAGAGATCGAAGAGATAACCTTGGATGATTTACTTACCGAGGCGCCAAAGGAGGAGACATTCGAGGGAATGATCATGAGTTCCGATGTGTCTAGGAATCCTCCAGATTATGTCCGTTTCATGTCCGTCTACCAG AAAGCTTGCCGACAGTCCCAGATCCCAGTTACCAAAGTATCCCGCCTCGAGAACGGCTCAGAGAAAAAGAAA AATCGGCGCGCCAAGCGCCAAGAACATGAATTATGGAAGGGCGTTAACCATTCCCTGTTTCTGGGCCCCTCCGGCAGCGTAGTCTGGGCCAATGTCCTGATGGGGCGGTGCCTCTTCAGCATGCTGCATGACGCGATACTCCAAGAAAGGATCAAGGAATTTCTGCAGAAGAAGCTCAACTCCGTTAAG TTGCCCAGCTACATGGAGGAGGTGATCATAACGAACATCTATATGGGCGGATCGCCCGTGCTGTGCCATCGAGTCTCCCAGCCTATGCTGGACGAGCGCGGTGTGTGGGTGGATGCGGACCTCACCTACGAGGGACTGGCTCACATTACGGTGACCACCAAGCTCAATTTGCGGCGAATCCGAGCCAAGGCCAAGGCCACGCCATTGCAAGCCGAAAGCGTTCCCAGCGCATCGGCCCAGCGAGATCTACCTCAGTATATGGGGGACGATGACACACCGATGGACAGCACGACCGCCATCTACGACAGCGATGGCGGGAGTAGTGGCTCCTCCGACGAAGTTGACAGCCCACCGACGGGCGCCACAACTGAGAATGCGTCCAGGACTGA CTCCCAAAACACGCCGAGGAAAACACAAAGCATCTTCAAGATGGTCCAACGGAAAGCCGGATCAAAACTATCCCGATATGTCAATGAGCTGCCGTACGTGCAGCGACGCATAGAGAGAATGAATGCAAACATCACGCTGCGCGTTGATCTCAATGGCATGGTGGCTCGTGGGACAATCAACATACCGCCCCCGCCGTCCGATCGGGTGTGGTTGTGCTTCCGGGGGCCACCACGATTGTGGATATCCACGAAGCCTCAAGTGGGCGACAAGTCCGTCGACTGGACATTTGTTACCAACGTCATTGAGAGCAAGCTGTGCGAGACTGTCAACAAGTTTTTAGTCTACCCGAATATGGTGGATGTTACCATACCCCTCCTGGCCAAACCCAGCTACGAGGACGAGTAG
- the Dus1 gene encoding tRNA-dihydrouridine(16/17) synthase [NAD(P)(+)]-like yields MVNDEGGETENTKLLGYDFYRRTLGSPRYVVAPMVDQSELAWRMLCRRYGAELCYSPMYHANLFAHDPKYRKDALQTCPEDRPLIIQFCGNDAQQILDAALLAQDHCDAVDINLGCPQAIAKRGHYGSFLQDEWELLTDIVRTLHEKLSVPVTCKIRIFEDREKTLRYAKMLEAAGCQLLTVHGRTREQKGPLTGVADWSYIQEVRQHLKIPMFANGNILGLEDVHRCLDETGVDGVMTAEGNLHNPAIFQGLAPPVWQVAKEYLEFVDLYPCPSSYIRGHLFKLFHHIMNIRQNSELRDTLATSNQLVQFQAVVDKVQAKYEPYHKKEVEYVPEEMDATISTDKLELSPWLCQPYIRASPESHRQKIAEKELAAIDPNRTKRQYFDKDGNEISRKRMKKLRRRQRRPNKTEDQVHQRHERRLQYCTVCANPQGSKCEFNLCRVCCKDKCYGEDCDCRGHGILIKSRRAKAKKYQEHSQIEENNDSGVRTENLVCDPVPPVVAGNVP; encoded by the exons ATGGTCAACGATGAGGGAGGCGAGACAGAGAATACCAAACTGTTGGGGTATGACTTCTATCGCCGTACTCTGGGATCCCCGCGGTATGTGGTGGCGCCCATGGTGGACCAAAGCGAGCTGGCCTGGCGCATGCTCTGCCGTCGCTATGGAGCCGAACTCTGCTACTCGCCCATGTACCATGCCAATTTGTTCGCCCACGATCCCAAGTATCGCAAGGATGCACTGCAAACGTGTCCAGAGGATAGGCCGCTGATCATTCAGTTTTGCGGGAATGATGCTCAACAGATACTGGATGCTGCGCTGTTGGCGCAGGATCATTGCGATGCTGTGGACATAAATCTGGGGTGTCCACAGGCAATCGCCAAGAGGGGACACTATGGCTCATTTCTGCAGGACGAATGGGAGCTGCTGACGGATATTG TCAGGACGCTGCACGAGAAGCTATCCGTTCCGGTAACCTGCAAAATCCGCATCTTCGAGGATCGAGAGAAAACCTTACGATATGCCAAAATGCTGGAGGCTGCCGGCTGTCAGCTCCTCACCGTTCATGGCCGGACCAGAGAGCAGAAGGGACCCCTGACAGGTGTGGCCGATTGGAGTTACATACAGGAAGTGCGACAGCACCTGAAAATACCGATGTTCGCCAATGGCAATATACTGGGACTGGAGGATGTCCACCGGTGTCTGGACGAGACGGGCGTGGATGGTGTGATGACTGCCGAGGGTAATCTACATAATCCGGCCATCTTTCAAGGCCTAGCACCGCCCGTCTGGCAAGTGGCCAAAGAGTACTTAGAATTTGTGGATCTGTATCCCTGTCCCAGCTCTTATATCAGAGGACACCTCTTCAAGCTCTTCCATCACAT CATGAACATACGACAGAATTCAGAGCTTAGGGACACGCTGGCCACTTCGAACCAGTTAGTGCAGTTCCAAGCGGTTGTGGACAAGGTCCAGGCCAAATATGAGCCCTATCATAAGAAGGAAGTAGAGTATGTACCGGAGGAAATGGATGCCACCATTAGTACAGAT AAGCTCGAGCTTTCACCCTGGCTCTGCCAGCCGTACATACGCGCCTCCCCCGAATCCCATCGTCAGAAAATTGCCGAAAAAGAGCTGGCAGCCATTGATCCGAATCGCACAAAGCGTCAATACTTTGACAAAGATGGCAATGAAATCTCCCGGAAACGCATGAAGAAGCTGCGGAGACGCCAGCGGCGACCCAATAAAACCGAGGACCAGGTCCACCAACGACATGAACGGCGACTGCAATACTGCACAGTATGCGCCAATCCGCAGGGATCAAAGTGTGAATTCAATCTATGCCGCGTGTGCTGCAAGGACAAGTGCTATGGCGAGGACTGCGACTGTCGCGGCCATGGTATACTAATCAAATCGAGACGAGCCAAGGCCAAAAAGTACCAGGAACATTCCCAAATAGAGGAGAACAACGATTCCGGCGTCCGCACTGAGAATCTGGTTTGTGATCCTGTGCCGCCTGTCGTGGCAGGGAATGTTCCCTGA
- the Nxf3 gene encoding nuclear RNA export factor 1 — MKIPTSEKINESADRLGVQMKAQLYTGLSHIKKNFQDKKMLNAYTEALMAVSSHVTASLLLEKLDRISSQYRTTSKAIVRWTTVEMSGCGNVADAYIFVSLKYLVTPETLELFNYKRNGSLGSFSLDNLLTANRLKRLQTKLSVIFSCQSIQIRVIEGIPEHTLNAVITSEFEAAATDALHSSYDDATLTLNLSRFHAKPELSPHFCPLYVDKFLEGVLRLISKETPQVSKIVLRDNYLCSLKAFSVIPNGLLAGLDCLDISSNKIGDLRELQYLTNLNLKNLILQGNGVANPKNDILAILPQLQNVERCRQSQNKENVSMGRPKLKLFDGTVPVNFVNNIIHNFYQLFDHPDQRSQLEQCYHELATFSLSVTEAMKQVSAYRLYNRNYTSPQSAFARSAKLQVGRKAVVHALGRLPKMETYLPGLNVDIQMSTSHVRIFTITGRFTEYSSTGQDLRNFQRNFVLERQESPTIWLIKNDMLCIIPAIENKCINRYKALNESHGHSGLEQININTATSPRISKIRESLGGNTLLKEINAVSPIIRSTPAELKDMHRLNGPGASLYSNGQDFISEHLQQDVLIPDKNDDNLTDDSDDSDKLVIKIEKEFDL; from the coding sequence ATGAAGATCCCAACCAgtgaaaaaataaatgaatcagCCGATCGCCTTGGGGTGCAAATGAAAGCACAACTGTATACCGGCCTGAGCCACATAAAGAAAAACTTTCAAGACAAGAAAATGTTGAACGCGTACACAGAAGCTCTGATGGCCGTCTCTTCACACGTGACTGCTTCACTCCTCCTTGAAAAGCTAGATCGCATTAGCAGTCAATACCGGACGACTAGCAAAGCCATCGTGAGATGGACCACGGTGGAAATGTCAGGATGTGGGAACGTCGCTGACGCGTACATTTTCGTGTCCCTCAAATACCTGGTAACGCCCGAGACGCTCGAACTGTTCAATTACAAGCGCAATGGCTCACTCGGATCCTTTTCGTTGGACAACCTTTTGACTGCCAATCGATTGAAGCGGCTGCAGACAAAATTGAGTGTGATTTTTAGCTGCCAGAGCATTCAGATACGCGTGATTGAGGGCATACCCGAGCACACGCTGAATGCTGTAATTACTTCAGAATTCGAGGCGGCTGCCACAGATGCTTTGCATTCCTCCTACGACGACGCCACTCTCACTCTCAACCTCTCGCGTTTTCACGCCAAGCCGGAACTGAGCCCTCACTTTTGCCCCTTATACGTGGACAAGTTTTTGGAGGGCGTTCTGCGCTTAATATCCAAAGAAACGCCCCAGGTGTCTAAGATCGTTCTCAGAGACAACTACTTGTGCTCGCTGAAGGCATTTAGTGTGATTCCTAATGGATTGTTAGCCGGCTTGGATTGCCTGGATATAAGCTCGAACAAAATTGGCGATCTACGCGAACTACAGTATCTGACCAATCTGAATTTGAAGAATCTAATCCTACAGGGCAATGGGGTGGCTAATCCAAAAAATGACATTCTAGCCATTCTTCCCCAACTCCAGAACGTGGAGAGATGTCGCCAATCGCAGAACAAGGAGAACGTTTCTATGGGTCGGCCAAAATTGAAGCTGTTCGATGGTACAGTACCCGTAAACTTCGTCAATAACATCATCCATAATTTCTACCAGTTATTCGATCATCCCGATCAACGCTCCCAGCTGGAGCAATGCTACCACGAGTTGGCCACGTTCTCCTTGAGTGTGACGGAGGCGATGAAGCAGGTCTCTGCCTACAGGCTCTACAATCGCAATTACACGAGCCCACAATCTGCTTTTGCCCGCTCGGCAAAGCTGCAGGTTGGTCGTAAGGCTGTGGTCCATGCTCTGGGTCGCTTGCCCAAGATGGAAACCTATCTCCCAGGACTCAACGTAGATATACAGATGTCCACTTCTCACGTGCGCATTTTCACCATTACTGGCCGCTTTACGGAATACAGCTCCACTGGCCAAGATCTGCGTAACTTCCAGCGCAACTTTGTATTGGAGCGGCAAGAATCACCAACCATCTGGTTGATAAAAAACGATATGCTCTGCATAATTCCAGCCATTGAGAATAAGTGTATTAATCGGTACAAGGCTTTGAACGAGTCCCATGGGCACTCTGGGCTGGAGCAAATTAACATCAATACGGCAACGTCACCACGAATATCAAAAATTCGCGAAAGCTTGGGCGGAAATACACTACTCAAGGAAATAAATGCAGTGTCTCCAATCATTCGGAGCACGCCTGCAGAACTAAAGGATATGCATCGTTTAAATGGGCCTGGTGCAAGTTTATATTCAAATGGTCAGGACTTCATATCCGAGCACCTACAACAAGATGTCCTGATACCAGATAAAAATGATGATAACTTGACCGATGATTCCGATGATTCCGATAAGCTCGTCATCAAAATAGAAAAAGAGTTTGATCTATAA